Proteins from a single region of Apium graveolens cultivar Ventura chromosome 7, ASM990537v1, whole genome shotgun sequence:
- the LOC141673151 gene encoding uncharacterized protein LOC141673151, with protein sequence MASRKLRHYFQGRTVQVVTSQPLKKILTRPEASRRVVAWSIELGEFDLEYGPRTTIKAQALDDFMLEYTFSSPKDLSPDEQLIRIPGKWKLFVDGSVAGKKCGAGLILSIPEGFEICQAIRFDFPLTNNEAEYEALLARMKLTRSLEAKHLRAFSDSMLVVKYFTGEYEQRNMSKGIPERKPMMPKENNSRADALSRLASAETRNLTGSIYLTEAKMPSIEKKKCLEIHQGSDWMTPLRNFLEKGILPPDRKEALKIKYRASNYTIINERMYCRSVNQPLLRCLNNEEQQQALEAVHEGICGEHLAGRSLAFKILRQGFFWPTLRTDTSDYAKRCVQCQLFATVPKQPPEKMTSVLSPIPFAVWAVDIVGILPTSTKQVKYCIIAIDYMTKWVEARPLSSITEEAAKKFFLE encoded by the exons ATGGCCTCCCGAAAATTGCGGCATTATTTCCAAGGCCGGACGGTCCAAGTTGTCACCAGCCAACCTCTGAAGAAGATTTTGACCAGGCCCGAAGCCTCTAGAAGAGTCGTAGCATGGTCCATCGAACTAGGGGAATTTGATCTCGAGTACGGTCCCCGAACGACAATTAAGGCCCAGGCTTTGGACGACTTCATGCTTGAATACACATTCTCGAGCCCGAAGGATCTTTCACCTGATGAACAACTAATCCGGATCCCAGGAAAGTGGAAGCTTTTTGTAGATGGGTCGGTAGCCGGAAAAAAGTGTGGAGCCGGCTTGATCCTCTCCATCCCCGAAGGATTTGAGATATGCCAAGCCATAAGGTTCGACTTCCCTTTGACAAATAATGAGGCCGAATATGAGGCCCTCCTCGCAAGGATGAAGCTGACCCGAAGCCTTGAGGCAAAACACCTAAGGGCCTTCAGCGACTCCATGTTGGTCGTGAAATACTTCACGGGGGAATATGAGCAAAGGAATATGAGCAAAGGGATCCCCGAACGAAAGCCTATGATGCCAAA AGAGAATAATTCTAGGGCAGATGCCCTTTCCAGGCTAGCTTCGGCCGAGACACGGAACTTAACTGGTTCTATCTACCTCACCGAAGCCAAGATGCCTTCGATCGAGAAGAAAAAATGTCTTGAAATCCACCAGGGGAGCGACTGGATGACCCCCCTCAGGAACTTTCTGGAGAAAGGCATTCTACCACCAGACCGAAAGGAGGCGCTGAAAATTAAATACAGAGCATCGAACTACACAATAATCAATGAACGGATGTATTGCCGATCAGTCAATCAACCCCTTCTGCGCTGTTTGAACAACGAAGAACAACAACAAGCTCTGGAGGCGGTACACGAAGGAATTTGCGGAGAGCACCTGGCTGGTCGGTCGCTCGCCTTTAAAATTCTTCGACAGGGATTCTTCTGGCCCACTCTGAGGACCGACACCAGCGACTATGCAAAAAGGTGCGTACAGTGCCAGCTGTTCGCCACCGTCCCGAAACAGCCCCCAGAAAAAATGACCTCTGTACTAAGCCCTATTCCATTCGCCGTATGGGCCGTGGACATAGTTGGCATACTGCCCACTAGCACGAAGCAAGTGAAGTACTGCATAATCGCCATCGACTACATGACCAAATGGGTCGAAGCCCGTCCTCTGTCATCCATAACCGAAGAAGCCGCGAAAAAGTTCTTCCTGGAGTAG